In Porites lutea chromosome 1, jaPorLute2.1, whole genome shotgun sequence, a single genomic region encodes these proteins:
- the LOC140925745 gene encoding uncharacterized protein, whose amino-acid sequence MIRQPSSVIIAGPSGSGKSELVEQWLRDLNVFQVPPKKIVYAYDRWQPRFERMQKKEGIQFHRGLPDPRHLTQWFGRTRGGVLVLDDLMEEGGQDKRVLDLFTKDSHHRNITVLYLTQDLFPPGKFAKTINRNAHYIVAFKNPRDQTGIRTILLQAFPDRWRQVLRLFKRITSRPFGYLMLDVHPASDDRYRLWSHLTRREGKAQVHTLPVDVPAVRKRAATRTRPGPSAKRRRTTT is encoded by the coding sequence ATGATTCGACAGCCCAGTAGTGTGATTATCGCGGGCCCGTCGGGCAGTGGCAAGAGCGAGTTAGTGGAACAATGGTTACGAGACCTGAACGTGTTTCAAGTCCCACCCAAGAAGATCGTCTACGCGTACGACCGATGGCAACCCCGGTTTGAGCGTATGCAAAAGAAAGAGGGAATTCAGTTTCATCGCGGGTTACCGGACCCCCGTCATTTGACCCAATGGTTTGGCCGGACGCGCGGTGGCGTGCTCGTCTTGGACGATTTGATGGAAGAAGGGGGACAGgacaaacgcgtgttggatTTGTTCACCAAAGATTCCCATCATCGCAATATCACCGTCTTGTATTTGACGCAAGATTTATTCCCACCGGGTAAATTTGCCAAGACCATTAATCGCAACGCGCATTACATTGTGGCCTTCAAGAACCCTCGGGATCAAACGGGCATACGCACTATTTTACTGCAAGCTTTTCCCGACCGATGGCGTCAAGTCTTGCGCCTATTTAAACGCATCACGTCCCGTCCCTTTGGCTATTTGATGTTGGATGTGCACCCGGCCTCGGATGATCGGTACCGCCTGTGGAGTCATTTAACGCGCCGAGAAGGCAAGGCGCAAGTCCATACCTTGCCCGTGGATGTCCCTGCCGTTCGAAAACGAGCTGCAACGAGAACTCGCCCGGGTCCGTCGGcaaagagaaggcggacaacaaCGTGA
- the LOC140925828 gene encoding uncharacterized protein has product MAEAYPFSDDDEGDALLDRAYDRWEQLGGAAARGPLFQFTMQPIGRRRRWRDVVERAQFNAQLRQLRDPVPGDNIGLALTEALHQAIETELGREQRPAHHFVNFAITAHGFTHAYQTANFTVGEFLQRTARLDEMLATLAGKLNSNEAFNPDHGFQVDVVFVSMPGPGSGRHKERNPGRLCLDRENKKKRCIITIRNRDALCCARAIVTMRAHCHKDQGVDGFRDWENLKRGLPVQSRQAQALHQQAGVAEGPCGLPELRQFQQALGSQYQLLVMTRMKPFFLIFKGPDAPHSIRLLKSNHHFDGCTSFPAFVNRSYYCLDCERGFNTNDRTHHRCQGRRCKACGRFDCPEYVRGTRPTDYCPFCHRKFYGEQCKRHHVESRQCQSIKTCLKCQAQYNVLPNQRHQCGYAKCPVCHEWVPIQYHKCYIQPVVENEEEPEPTEEGGAMQNAEGVFVANLLCYSSSEETTIHVLDGEDCAQQFLHDLDDLTDIPDSESEREILVVFHNLKGFDGMFILHELYQQQREVVDQLTVGAKVLSFRSGPLKFIDSLCFLPMPLASFPSTFNLTELKKGFFPHLFNTPDHQQYVGRIPDLEFYDPEGMMAKKKDELTRWHAEQVRRNVRFDFQQDMIEYCKSDVALLKAGCEAFQQEFEQQAGFNPMAKCITIASACNLYWRKHHLTPDTIAVEPLRGWRGAQVNQSLKALQWLYYQEHLLPKEGASADRIRHVRNGGEQFVRTLVNSYFVDGYDFLTRTVYEFHGCLDHGCPTCYPMRNAKHYATPDRTVEELYQATLSKRMALLRAGYTVIEMWECEWDKLVATDEAVQRFLTSFDLVAPLEPRDAFFGGRTGAVALHAVAEENEEIRYVDVTSLYPWVNKNCPYPIGHPKIITQPADQSLASYFGVATVDILPPAGLFHPVLPVRCGQKLTFPLCRACVQAEQAQPMLTRTHYCPHSDADRTLRGTWCTPELVKAVEKGYTLIKIHEVWHFPPEQRQTGLFAEYVNTWLKLKQESAGWPSWCQTLEQKREYILRYQEREGIRLDIASIAKNPGRKATAKLMLNSFWGKFGERINKPTTVTVQNPAHLFSLVSDAALDISTLRLCTDDILEAVYTSVEDNAVKGTKTNIFVAAFTTSHARLKLYESLDTLQQQVLYYDTDSVVYKWRPGQPSITTGDFLGDMTDELDGDVITEFVSGGAKNYGYTTRGGKVVCKVRGFTLNVRGSAILNFHTMKENILSELNSPQDTRRHLNIVNPYHFTRDLEKKHIQVVPRVKQYGLVFDKRVIDVSTRSSYPYGYERIGDELDLLLDL; this is encoded by the exons ATGGCGGAGGCGTATCCATTCAGTGACGATGACGAAGGGGATGCTCTATTGGACCGCGCCTATGATCGGTGGGAACAGTTGGGAGGGGCTGCTGCCCGTGGCCCTCTCTTTCAATTCACTATGCAACCCATCGGTCGACGACGCCGCTGGCGTGATGTGGTGGAACGGGCGCAATTCAATGCGCAATTACGGCAATTGCGGGATCCTGTGCCTGGGGACAATATTGGGTTGGCGTTGACCGAAGCACTCCATCAAGCCATTGAAACAGAACTGGGCCGTGAGCAGCGACCTGCCcatcattttgtgaattttgctatTACAGCGCATGGATTCACCCACGCTTACCAAACCGCCAATTTTACCGTGGGGGAGTTTTTACAACGCACTGCCCGTTTGGATGAAATGTTAGCGACCTTGGCCGGCAAGTTGAACAGCAATGAAGCCTTCAACCCCGACCACGGATTCCAAGTCGATGTGGTGTTTGTCTCCATGCCCGGTCCAGGGTCTGGTCGACATAAAGAACGCAATCCTGGTCGACTATGCCTGGatcgagaaaataagaaaaaaagatgtaTTATCACCATTCGAAACAGAGATGCCCTATGCTGTGCTCGCGCGATCGTCACCATGCGTGCCCACTGCCATAAAGATCAAGGCGTGGATGGGTTTCGCGATTGGGAGAATCTCAAACGGGGGCTTCCTGTGCAGTCACGTCAAGCCCAGGCCCTCCATCAGCAAGCAGGGGTGGCTGAGGGTCCCTGTGGTTTACCCGAGCTGCGTCAATTTCAGCAAGCCTTGGGGTCTCAATATCAATTGTTGGTGATGACCCGGATGAAACCCTTTTTTCTGATCTTCAAAGGCCCTGACGCGCCTCATTCGATTCGTTTACTCAAATCCAATCATCATTTTGATGGTTGCACCTCCTTTCCGGCGTTTGTCAACCGATCCTATTATTGCCTGGACTGTGAACGGGGGTTCAACACCAACGACCGGACTCATCACAGATGTCAAGGAAGACGCTGCAAAGCGTGTGGTCGATTTGACTGTCCAGAGTATGTGCGTGGTACCCGCCCTACGGACTATTGCCCCTTCTGTCATCGCAAGTTTTACGGTGAGCAATGCAAACGTCATCATGTGGAAAGCCGGCAATGTCAATCCATCAAAACCTGTCTCAAGTGCCAGGCCCAGTACAACGTTCTCCCTAACCAACGTCACCAGTGCGGGTACGCCAAATGTCCTGTGTGTCATGAATGGGTACCCATCCAATACCATAAGTGTTACATTCAACCCGTGGTCGAGAATGAGGAAGAGCCTGaacccacagaggaggggggag ccatgcagAATGCGGAAGGTGTGTTTGTGGCCAATTTGTTATGTTATTCGTCCAGTGAAGAAACGACCATTCATGTGTTGGACGGAGAAGACTGTGCCCAACAATTTTTGCATGATTTGGATGATCTCACGGACATTCCAGACAGCGAGAGTGAACGGGAGATTCTTGTGGTGTTTCACAATTTGAAAGGCTTTGAcggtatgtttattttgcatgaACTGTACCAGCAACAACGCGAGGTGGTGGATCAATTGACCGTGGGCGCTAAAGTGTTGTCCTTCAGGAGTGGACCCCTCAAATTCATTGACTCGTTGTGTTTCCTGCCCATGCCATTGGCCTCGTTTCCCAGCACCTTCAATTTGACCGAATTGAAGAAGGGCTTTTTTCCGCATTTGTTTAATACCCCGGATCATCAACAGTATGTGGGCCGCATCCCtgatttggaattttacgatcCTGAGGGTATgatggccaaaaagaaagacgaactgACGCGTTGGCATGCGGAGCAAGTCCGTCGTAACGTGCGTTTTGATTTCCAGCAAGACATGATCGAGTACTGCAAATCGGATGTGGCGTTGTTGAAAGCGGGGTGTGAAGCCTTTCAGCAAGAATTTGAACAGCAGGCTGGTTTCAATCCCATGGCCAAATGCATCACCATCGCCAGTGCCTGCAATCTCTATTGGCGCAAGCACCATTTGACCCCCGACACCATCGCTGTCGAACCGCTCAGGGGCTGGCGAGGCGCCCAAGTCAATCAATCCCTCAAGGCCCTACAATGGCTGTATTACCAAGAACACCTTCTTCCTAAAGAGGGAGCCAGTGCCGATCGTATTCGACATGTCCGGAATGGGGGCGAGCAGTTTGTCCGGACCCTCGTGAACAGTTATTTTGTCGATGGCTATGATTTTCTGACCCGCACCGTCTATGAATTTCATGGGTGTCTGGATCACGGTTGTCCCACTTGTTATCCCATGAGGAACGCCAAACATTATGCCACACCAGATCGAACTGTGGAGGAACTCTATCAAGCCACGCTCTCTAAACGCATGGCCCTGCTCCGAGCCGGCTATACGGTGATTGAAATGTGGGAGTGTGAATGGGACAAACTGGTGGCTACCGATGAAGCCGTCCAACGTTTCCTGACGTCCTTCGATCTGGTCGCGCCCCTGGAACCCCGTGACGCCTTTTTTGGGGGACGCACCGGTGCCGTGGCGTTGCATGCCGTGGCTGAAGAGAATGAAGAGATACGCTATGTGGATGTGACTTCTCTGTACCCATGGGTGAATAAGAACTGTCCCTACCCAATCGGTCATCCCAAGATCATCACCCAACCCGCTGACCAGTCCCTGGCGTCCTATTTTGGTGTGGCGACGGTGGATATTCTACCCCCGGCTGGTCTATTCCACCCCGTCTTGCCTGTACGCTGTGGCCAAAAACTCACGTTTCCTCTCTGCCGTGCCTGTGTCCAGGCAGAGCAAGCCCAACCCATGTTGACCCGAACCCATTATTGCCCTCATTCGGATGCGGATCGTACACTACGTGGGACCTGGTGCACGCCCGAATTGGTCAAAGCGGTGGAAAAGGGGTACACCCTGATCAAGATCCATGAAGTCTGGCATTTTCCCCCCGAGCAACGCCAAACAGGTCTTTTCGCTGAGTACGTGAACACTTGGCTCAAACTCAAGCAAGAATCCGCGGGGTGGCCCAGCTGGTGTCAGACCCTCGAGCAGAAACGCGAGTACATTCTTCGCTACCAGGAACGGGAGGGGATCCGACTAGACATTGCCAGCATTGCCAAAAACCCTGGTCGTAAGGCCACCGCCAAACTCATGCTGAACAGTTTCTGGGGCAAATTCGGCGAGCGGATCAACAAACCCACCACCGTCACCGTTCAAAACCCCGCCCATTTGTTCAGCCTCGTTTCCGATGCAGCCCTCGATATCAGTACGCTCCGCCTCTGTACCGACGACATTTTGGAAGCCGTCTACACCAGTGTCGAAGACAATGCTGTCAAAGGCACCAAGACCAATATCTTTGTGGCGGCGTTCACCACGTCCCATGCTCGGCTCAAACTCTATGAGTCCCTGGACACCCTGCAACAGCAAGTCCTCTACTATGATACCGACAGTGTAGTGTACAAGTGGCGTCCCGGTCAACCCAGCATTACCACTGGGGATTTTCTCGGGGACATGACGGATGAATTGGACGGGGATGtcatcaccgagtttgtttcggggggcgccaagaattatgggtacacGACCCGTGGAGGTAAAGTGGTGTGCAAGGTCCGCGGTTTCACGTTGAACGTCCGGGGGTCGGCCATCCTCAATTTTCATACCATGAAAGAGAACATTCTCTCGGAATTAAACTCGCCTCAGGACACTCGCCGACATTTGAACATTGTCAACCCCTATCATTTCACACGGGATTTGGAAAAGAAACACATTCAAGTGGTTCCGCGCGTGAAGCAGTATGGGTTGGTGTTTGATAAGCGTGTCATTGATGTGTCGACTCGATCCAGCTATCCCTATGGCTACGAGAGGATTGGGGACGAATTGGATCTTCTATTAGATTTGTAA
- the LOC140932811 gene encoding uncharacterized protein has product MFARHGIPDQLVSDNGPQFSSNAFAQFAEEYAFTHITTSPRYPQANGEVERVVQTVKHLLKKAQDPYKALLAYRATPLESGLCPAELLMGRKIRTQVPTVPAQLIPSWHYLEQFREKDASLKARQKKNFDKRHVAKNLSDLSPGERVWLPDRRVEGTVLDKVGTPQSYAVETPNGELRRNRRHLNLLPDPPEAGNQRDSAVPDQTLPSIKINSPIQTPTSTTPRRTTRRGREIRLPERFKD; this is encoded by the coding sequence ATGTTCGCAAGACATGGTATACCGGACCAACTTGTGTCAGATAACGGCCCGCAGTTTTCGTCAAACGCATTCGCCCAGTTCGCCGAAGAGTATGCATTTACCCACATTACGACCAGCCCGAGGTATCCACAAGCGAATGGTGAAGTGGAACGCGTAGTTCAGACAGTGAAACACCTGCTTAAGAAAGCTCAAGATCCTTACAAAGCTCTCTTGGCATACCGTGCCACACCCCTTGAGAGTGGACTCTGCCCAGCAGAATTGTTAATGGGAAGAAAAATCCGTACTCAAGTCCCTACTGTTCCAGCGCAGCTAATCCCCAGTTGGCATTACTTGGAGCAGTTCCGAGAAAAAGATGCTTCCCTCAAAGCTAGACAAAAGAAGAACTTTGACAAGCGCCACGTTGCAAAGAACCTCTCAGACCTCTCCCCTGGAGAACGTGTTTGGTTACCGGACCGGAGGGTCGAAGGGACAGTTTTGGACAAAGTTGGCACCCCACAGTCTTACGCAGTAGAgaccccaaatggagagctgaGGAGAAATAGACGCCACCTGAACCTCCTACCAGACCCACCTGAAGCAGGAAACCAGAGAGACAGTGCAGTTCCTGATCAAACCTTGCCCAGTATTAAGATCAACAGTCCTATCCAGACCCCGACATCTACTACTCCTAGGAGGACCACGCGACGTGGTCGCGAGATAAGACTCCCAGAACGTTTTAAAGATTAG
- the LOC140932821 gene encoding patched domain-containing protein 3-like, translating to MGTGTGNGNGNGTGTEGGYNMLILFVRPCVNETPIRDVYWAAIHLSGYCASKFSPCFWWSRFCRWLMTQLERFFGWFGEGIAKHPLIIISICLVFVSVCSVGFVWFKAKNRGVDLYIPQGSRSMKDLDRAEKYFRLKAREEIVLLTASPYHLNVLDPDCLREAFKAHRAVMELESYSQFCVTLSGDKAKTQDDCMIINPLEFLQFNESNLDNKTLDEILGKITKAYDSSSPLTRNGRTFSYNFKRTFGGTTPPDRPIKKATALQMVYLMNDFSDQKEIDKVLEWEKKFIDKLESLEGNFSCFKVHYSSERSQDDAIAESSGSDITLVSITFMLMITFACVMLGKFLNPLTGHSLLANTGVFAVALGILSAFGLAMWCRVPFVSFMGVLPFLVLGIGIDDMFILVDELDRQPRDMSVTEKIKAVMSHSGATVTMTTMTDLVAFAVSTSSSFPAIKYALSYAALTVTFSYLMIITYFVASMTYDVKRIKSGRRDCLPFCRAPQPKEGALAWDEPIPQLSNRAMETWGRFLTHPATKVVVIILSLGLLGVGIYGVTRVEEKFDRRILAKDDSYLKRFLTAQEKHFELAIEVSIVETGKDSYEKFSTQQAIRNLTNIVESNEHYLAGSLSWMDHFSLFANRTGISTTGSAFLPALKVFLNQTEFLFFAQDLKFSDNGSALEASRIICFMKGNDESTFQKNAMQTLREDLETKSKLSAFPITRLFIFFEQYVITSRETIRNLIIAAITVFVITSPFLVDCTVAILVLFNFAALICELFGLMVIWGVSLNAVSMINLVMAIGFAVDYSAHIAHAYVFSNKLSANDRVVDALSTLGASFSTFLGMIVLAFAASEIFRIFFRMFLGTVGFGLIHGLCIMPVYMSLLCWKPSLTTSPSVRVSAERLGSINKKDESSHDLHLAVIGNENPGLAAENASFELAVEGNVNEVHPNSNERQENDETDYDQYIVNVFKGRQNEGLESGHDELDASTKREREALS from the exons ATGGGAACAGGAACCGgaaacggcaacggcaacggaaCAGGAACA GAAGGAGGTTATAACATGTTAATATTATTTGTCAGACCATGTGTAAACGAGACACCCATCAGAGATGTTTATTGGGCTGCCATACACCTCAG TGGTTACTGTGCATCCAAGTTCAGCCCATGTTTCTGGTGGTCAAGGTTCTGTCGTTGGTTAATGACTCAACTGGAACGTTTCTTTGGCTGGTTTGGCGAAGGAATCGCAAAGCACCCGCTAATTATCATCTCAATATGTCTCGTATTTGTAAGTGTATGTTCAGTGGGTTTTGTCTGGTTCAAAGCAAAAAACAGAGGAGTAGATCTATATATTCCTCAAGGTAGTCGTTCTATGAAGGATCTAGACAGGGCCGAGAAATACTTCCGATTAAAAGCTCGTGAGGAAATCGTCCTTTTAACGGCGTCTCCTTATCATCTGAATGTCCTAGATCCTGATTGTCTGCGGGAGGCTTTCAAGGCACATCGTGCAGTTATGGAGTTAGAATCATACTCTCAATTCTGTGTCACGCTGTCAGGAGACAAAGCAAAGACACAGGACGACTGCATGATAATTAACCCGCTGGAATTTTTACAGTTTAATGAGAGCAACCTCGATAACAAAACCCTGGATGAGATTCTAgggaaaataacaaaagcctATGACAGCTCAAGCCCTTTGACGCGAAATGGCCGGACCTTCTCTTACAACTTTAAACGCACTTTTGGTGGCACCACGCCACCGGACAGACCCATCAAAAAAGCCACAGCACTGCAAATGGTGTATCTAATGAATGACTTTAGCGACCAGAAAGAAATTGATAAAGTTCTGGAGTGGGAGAAGAAGTTCATCGACAAACTGGAGTCGTTAGAAGgtaatttttcctgttttaaagTCCATTACTCAAGCGAGAGAAGCCAGGACGATGCTATTGCTGAAAGCAGTGGCTCTGACATCACTCTGGTGTCAATCACTTTTATGCTAATGATCACATTTGCTTGCGTCATGCTCGGCAAGTTCCTGAATCCGCTGACCGGTCACTCGTTGCTCGCTAACACAGGAGTGTTTGCTGTGGCCCTTGGAATACTATCCGCGTTTGGCCTTGCCATGTGGTGTCGCGTTCCTTTCGTCAGTTTCATGGGCGTGTTGCCGTTTTTGGTTCTTGGGATTGGAATCGATGACATGTTCATTCTAGTAGATGAACTTGATCGACAGCCACGGGACATGTCAGTAACAGAAAAGATTAAGGCTGTGATGTCGCATTCAGGAGCCACTGTTACCATGACAACTATGACTGATCTTGTGGCATTCGCTGTTAGTACGTCGTCCTCGTTTCCAGCGATAAAG TATGCTTTGTCATATGCGGCTCTAACAGTGACATTCTCCTACCTAATGATCATCACCTATTTCGTGGCCAGCATGACATACGACGTAAAGAGAATAAAATCAGGTCGTCGAGACTGCTTACCATTCTGCCGAGCACCTCAGCCAAAGGAGGGCGCGCTAGCCTGGGACGAGCCGATCCCACAGTTATCAAATCGCGCTATGGAGACCTGGGGCAGGTTTTTGACCCATCCTGCCACAAAAGTAGTTGTTATAATTCTGTCACTAGGGTTACTAGGTGTCGGAATATACGGCGTTACAAGAGTAGAGGAAAAATTCGACAGAAGGATCCTGGCGAAGGATGATTCTTACCTGAAAAGATTTCTGACTGctcaagaaaaacattttgaactTGCAATCGAAGTCAGCATTGTAGAAACCGGAAAAGACAGCTATGAGAAATTTTCCACCCAGCAAGCTATCAGAAACCTAACGAATATTGTCGAAAGCAACGAACATTATTTAGCTGGTTCTTTGTCGTGGATGGATCACTTTTCATTATTTGCTAACAGGACTGGCATTAGCACTACCGGTTCAGCATTTTTGCCTGCTTTGAAAGTCTTCCTCAATCAAACAGAATTTTTATTCTTCGCTCAAGATCTGAAGTTTTCTGATAATGGCTCTGCGCTAGAAGCTTCGCGCATTATTTGCTTTATGAAAGGTAACGATGAATCTACATTCCAGAAAAATGCTATGCAAACACTTCGCGAAGATCTAGAAACAAAGTCCAAACTCAGCGCCTTCCCCATTACacgtttgtttattttcttcgAACAGTATGTTATTACATCACGTGAAACTATACGGAACCTCATAATCGCTGCCATTACAGTCTTTGTCATCACCAGTCCCTTCTTGGTAGACTGCACAGTGGCAATCCTCGTGTTGTTCAACTTTGCCGCTCTGATATGTGAACTTTTTGGCTTAATGGTTATTTGGGGTGTGTCACTCAACGCTGTGTCCATGATAAATCTTGTTATGGCTATTGGGTTTGCAGTTGATTACAGCGCACACATTGCCCATGCGTACGTTTTTTCCAACAAGTTATCAGCAAATGACCGAGTGGTAGATGCTCTGAGTACTCTGGGTGCAA GTTTCAGTACCTTCCTTGGAATGATCGTCTTAGCATTTGCTGCGTCCGAGATATTCCGAATCTTTTTCCGAATGTTCCTTGGAACCGTCGGGTTTGGTCTTATTCACGGTCTGTGCATTATGCCTGTTTATATGTCCTTGCTGTGTTGGAAGCCTTCACTTACCACATCTCCCTCAGTCAGAGTTAGCGCAGAAAGACTAGGTAGCATAAACAAGAAAGATGAAAGTAGCCACGATTTGCATCTGGCAGTGATTGGAAATGAAAACCCTGGTCTAGCAGCCGAGAACGCTTCCTTTGAGTTGGCTGTAGAAGGAAACGTCAACGAAGTGCATCCTAATAGTAATGAGAGACAGGAAAATGATGAAACAGATTACGATCAATATATAGTGAACGTTTTCAAAGGACGTCAGAACGAGGGCTTAGAAAGTGGTCACGATGAGCTAGATGCCTCGACAAAGCGTGAGCGAGAAGCTTTATCGTGA